TCCCGTTGTCACAGTTTTACTGGAACGCTGGCGGGGCCACGCACCGAGTTCGTGTGGACATATGCGACCTCAGCCTCGTCGACCTCCCAGGTCGGAAATCGTTTCAGCGTCTCCTCGATGGCGACGCGCGCTTCCAGCCGCGCGAGCGCAGCGCCGAGGCAGAAGTGCGATCCGTGCCCGAAGCTGATATGTCGGATTCCGGTGCGCGTGACGTCGAACTTATCGGGGTCGACATACTGACGCTCGTCGCGTCCGGCCGATCCGGTCAGCAGCGCGACCTTGGAACCTGCCGGTATGACGGCGTCGTGATAGCTGGTGTCGCGCAGTGAATATCGGCCCTGAACCGGTGACGGTGCGTCATAGCGCAGCAATTCCTCGACCGCGCCGCCGATGAGTCCGGGATCCTCCACCAATTTCGCGCGCTGCTCCGGATTGCGCGCCAACGTCAGCGCCGCCCAACCGAGCAAGCGTGCGACGGTCTCGTTGCCCGCCACATTGACCATCGCGATGAACACCAGCAGCTCGCCATCGTCGAGTCGGCGCGGGTCGACGTCGGGCATGACGAGATCGGAATCCATGAGATCGCTGACGATGTCCGCAGTGCGATGCTGGCGTCGCAGTTCGATCTGCTGGCGGTAGTACTCAAACAGCTTCGCCGAGGCCTCGTCGCCGGCGGCACTGCGTTCCACCACGCCCTCGTCGCGATGGACCTGCGCGTCGGACCAC
The sequence above is drawn from the Mycobacterium gallinarum genome and encodes:
- a CDS encoding cytochrome P450, whose translation is MTTTELRWDPFDRSLHAEPYSVWKRMRDEAPVYYNPEYDFYALSRFDDVMTASLDTETFSSEHGITLDMITEDPWGSPKAMIMMDPPDHTSLRKMVNRTFFRSRIAKLEDYVRELCRGYLDQYVGADGFDYVRDFSAKLPVMVISSLLGFPEEDHDNLRVWSDAQVHRDEGVVERSAAGDEASAKLFEYYRQQIELRRQHRTADIVSDLMDSDLVMPDVDPRRLDDGELLVFIAMVNVAGNETVARLLGWAALTLARNPEQRAKLVEDPGLIGGAVEELLRYDAPSPVQGRYSLRDTSYHDAVIPAGSKVALLTGSAGRDERQYVDPDKFDVTRTGIRHISFGHGSHFCLGAALARLEARVAIEETLKRFPTWEVDEAEVAYVHTNSVRGPASVPVKL